The genomic window CTAAGGCACTCGGAATTAATACGGCAACTTGTGTACTAGATATTGCTTTGGCAACCCTTAAATTTCCAGCTTCTCCAGTTCTTAGAAATTTTTGCAATGCTTCAGTTTCTTTTTTCTCTTCTGTTTCAGGATTTGCGACACCTTTTTTCATAACTTCGTCTAATGTTTTTCCCATTTTTTCAAGTTCTTCATTTGCCTTGTCAATTTTTTCTTCCAACTCTTTATTTTTTTTCAAAGCTCCAGTTAAATCTTCATTTGCTTTTTTAATGTCCTCTGTGTTTTGGTTCATCCCTTTTTCCAAATCTTCAATATTTTTTGGCATATTATCATCTCCTTCATTTTTATTTATATTTTTGCCTTTTACTGTTTCCACCGTTGCGTCTGGTACTGCTCCTTTTAATACAACGCTGCCTTCCACAACTTCAATTTCTTTAATTATCCTAGCGTCAACTTCTCCTTTGTCAGTTTGGACTCTCCCAAATTCTCTTTGCTTCAAAAATCCGCCAACTGACATTTCATAATTTGCTCCGTTTTTCATCATTGAATAAACTTTTTGAGCGTCCTGATTTATTGCATTACCATTTTCATCTGTTGACAAATCAAGTTTAGCCGAGAATTTAAGATTTCCAGTTTCATCTTGATAAACTTTCAAAGTTCCGATTTCCTTACTCCAATCGTGCATATGCAACAAGAAATAAGTCTTATCCTTATCCACTTTATCAAGTGCTGTTTTATCGAAATAATCGCCATAGCTGTCAATAACACTATGTGTTACCAATTGCCCTTCAATTATTCCTTTTTCCTCTGTGTCCTTTTTTAAAATCATTTCGACACTTTTTTGAAATTTATCCATATTACCTCCTCCTTTACACTAATTCGCAATGACAACGTATCAATTCACTTACATCTGCATTTAAATCATGAGGGCACATCATTCCATTAGAAAACGGCTTACTGGCGTCCTCAACTGTCACTTTGTCAAGATCTAAATGTGTCTGTCTGTCTGTTTTTCCGCCTCCAACGTGCCACCACGTTTTTGGCAGTCCTGCTTTTATAAGCCCTTCCAAATAAGTCATTGTTGCAGTAGCGGCTGTTTCAGTTCTTGCAATAACCATTGCTCTTTTTTCTTCCATATTTTTTACTTTTTCTGTTATATTCTTAGCAATATCACGAATATTAAGCCCTTTTTCCTGTCCTGAAACGATAACTTTGTTTAATATTTTTTTTGTTGTATCTTTTATATTAGTTACTTTTTCAGCAATTACTTTTTTCCCAAACATTTTCAAAGTTTTATTTTTTACAGCTGGAATTAATTTTTCATCAATGCCACGATGTGTGATTAAAAAATTAGATGTTTCACTTACTGTTTCAAGTATTCCTTTTTTTAATTCATTGAATAATTGACTGCTAAATGTTTCCCAAGCGAACTCGCTTAAAAACATCTGCTCATTTACATCAATTTCTCCACGTAATTGTTTGAAAACTAATCTTAATCTATTAAATTGCTTCAATATCAATCTGTTCCGCATTTTCAACTGCCTTTTTGCAAGTATCTTTTTTTGCGAGTTAGTTAGCTTAACTTTCTTCGTTTTCTGCTTCTTCTTCGCCATCCCTATCCTCCTCAACTGGTTTTACATCTTCGTATATTTCTTTGAGTGGTGTCATTGATGTACTTATCAAAATATCGTCTCCATTCTCAACAGGTGGATATTCAAGCTCTGCCCTCTTCTCATTTATCGTTAAATAACTAAGATTATTAAGCATTGCCATTTTCTCTTTTCTGTCTTCTTTGAGCACTCCAATCGTACTTGTATCAAAATCAATGTATTCATTGCTTTCTAGTTTATCTTTCATAATATTGTTAAGATATTCAGCTATCTGCTCAACTAGTGGCAATATATTCTCAGTGTACAAATCTTTTTTTGCTTCCTTGTAATTACTGAATTTACTGTTTGTTCTGTCCCCAATTAAGATACTTGGCACATTCATTACTGCCGCAGTAGTATTCCGTATCTCGTCCATAGCATTCAAAAAATCAAAGTCCTGTGGAGAAAAGTCTGCCTCTTTTATTTCAGCACCTTCCCCATCCAAGATAAGTGCTTTCCCTACATTCCTAGAACCACTATTTTGTTCTATTTCATTCTTGATTTCTTTTTTCTTAAAAGCATTTAAGAATTTCTTGACAACAATAATAAGATTCCTCTTGCCACCGTTCTTTAATATGCTGTTGTTCCACTGCATTATGTAACACCAG from Leptotrichia trevisanii DSM 22070 includes these protein-coding regions:
- a CDS encoding phage major capsid protein, whose translation is MDKFQKSVEMILKKDTEEKGIIEGQLVTHSVIDSYGDYFDKTALDKVDKDKTYFLLHMHDWSKEIGTLKVYQDETGNLKFSAKLDLSTDENGNAINQDAQKVYSMMKNGANYEMSVGGFLKQREFGRVQTDKGEVDARIIKEIEVVEGSVVLKGAVPDATVETVKGKNINKNEGDDNMPKNIEDLEKGMNQNTEDIKKANEDLTGALKKNKELEEKIDKANEELEKMGKTLDEVMKKGVANPETEEKKETEALQKFLRTGEAGNLRVAKAISSTQVAVLIPSALEREILKEIKENSPFLFNARIYTGKESYRRVPIRNEITAKNQAVKEGIGNTQSGEISYTYIDIKAGKRQVPYPLTDEAREDAFADLVGEIKEAVAEDFGITLSDLTINGTYNETADQFIEGFMTNADVKANAVTSVTAGKVTWEDMVKLETGMKKQYRKNAKYYVSTKMYEEMKLWKDTTDRQLWSTIHNGATMIFNGYEVVVDEFLDDIATGKFPAIFCDFKKGYGYYIKNDFEQETNRKVNEGITEIYTRIRIGGKVLRPNAFKPLKVK
- a CDS encoding phage portal protein, which translates into the protein MRLNIFSKGFWSTRSPVTLSEFINNYSLGDEDPEKFLTQLYKNPFTSSAITRINEAINNLKWGTYKKGYSDNVKDVKSSYVLNTLQNPNSLLNTDQFINYFALYYILFGELLVMRVDLFTKAELILFKKGSYHIEYDNENVLNGIKSIRINNKEYKGEDLKMFHYIKGVNVYDNIAGAGYGISKVQSLTALHNYWCYIMQWNNSILKNGGKRNLIIVVKKFLNAFKKKEIKNEIEQNSGSRNVGKALILDGEGAEIKEADFSPQDFDFLNAMDEIRNTTAAVMNVPSILIGDRTNSKFSNYKEAKKDLYTENILPLVEQIAEYLNNIMKDKLESNEYIDFDTSTIGVLKEDRKEKMAMLNNLSYLTINEKRAELEYPPVENGDDILISTSMTPLKEIYEDVKPVEEDRDGEEEAENEES